A single Clostridium sp. AN503 DNA region contains:
- a CDS encoding glucose PTS transporter subunit IIA — protein MKDKMFGILQRVGRSFMLPIAILPVAGLLLGIGGSFTNATMISAYHLEAFLGEGTFLYGFLTILNSCGSVIFDNLPLLFAIGVAVGMAKQEKEVAALASVISFFIMHTAIHALLVLSGKLEVVAALTDGSGNAVSGVVGAVEHTMGMLDGTVTSVLGISTLQMGVFGGIIVGLGVAALHNKYYNIQLPQVLSFFGGTRFVPIISSLVYIFVGIGMYFIWPVIQSGIYGLGALVNNSGYAGTLLYGIIERALIPFGLHHVFYIPFWQTAVGGQMEVAGQMVYGAQNIFFAQLAVAGDISHFSVNPGTRFMTGKFPFMIFGLPGAALAMYQVARADKKKAAGGLLISAALTAMLTGITEPIEFTFLFVAPFLYAIHSVLAGISYMLMHMLNVGVGMTFSGGIIDLVLFGILPGASKTSWYWIPAVGVVYFAVYYFLFKFLILRFDLKTPGRDDSEEVKLYVRSDVNAKKQGATDGTSAASSNTDQRSEMILNGLGGKKNVADVDCCITRLRCTVNKPELVNETLLKETGAAGVIRKGQGVQVVYGPSVPNIKADLVAYMATAPDTEYHGELENTGTDPLEKTAGAAGGSIIPDESREILTNEKVTPLYSPFDGMAAPIEEAPDVTFSQKMIGDGYMVIPENGEVTAPCDGVVAFVFPTKHAMGLKTEDGMELMLHIGIDAVKLNGEGFETFVQDGDTFKKGDLLMRFDLDYVRKHAVSDACIVIFTSLPEGAFIKTDKKPVKALEHAADLVG, from the coding sequence ATGAAAGACAAGATGTTTGGTATTCTTCAGAGGGTGGGGCGCTCCTTTATGCTTCCCATTGCAATTCTTCCCGTAGCCGGTCTGCTGCTGGGAATCGGCGGATCCTTTACCAATGCCACCATGATCAGCGCGTACCATCTGGAAGCATTTTTGGGTGAAGGAACCTTTCTCTATGGTTTCCTGACCATATTGAACAGCTGCGGAAGCGTTATTTTTGACAATCTGCCCCTTCTGTTCGCCATCGGCGTTGCAGTCGGTATGGCAAAGCAGGAGAAAGAGGTTGCGGCCCTGGCAAGCGTGATCTCATTCTTTATTATGCACACGGCGATCCATGCGCTCCTGGTGCTTTCCGGGAAGCTGGAGGTGGTAGCGGCTCTGACGGATGGATCGGGAAATGCCGTATCCGGTGTTGTCGGCGCGGTGGAACACACCATGGGAATGCTGGACGGTACGGTTACCAGCGTACTGGGGATCAGCACCCTGCAGATGGGCGTTTTCGGCGGCATTATCGTGGGCCTTGGGGTAGCGGCGCTTCACAATAAATATTACAACATCCAGCTTCCCCAGGTACTGTCCTTCTTCGGCGGGACCCGGTTTGTACCGATCATTTCCAGCCTGGTATATATCTTTGTGGGCATTGGCATGTACTTTATATGGCCGGTGATCCAGTCCGGGATCTACGGTCTGGGAGCCCTGGTCAACAATTCCGGATATGCGGGAACCCTGCTGTATGGCATTATTGAGAGGGCATTGATTCCTTTTGGGCTCCACCACGTATTTTACATCCCATTCTGGCAGACCGCGGTCGGAGGCCAGATGGAAGTCGCAGGACAGATGGTCTATGGGGCACAGAATATCTTTTTTGCACAGCTGGCAGTAGCCGGAGATATCAGTCATTTCAGCGTCAATCCCGGAACCAGGTTTATGACCGGCAAATTCCCGTTCATGATCTTTGGGCTTCCCGGTGCGGCTCTCGCCATGTATCAGGTGGCCAGGGCTGACAAGAAAAAGGCGGCGGGAGGACTTCTGATCTCAGCGGCGCTGACTGCAATGCTTACAGGGATCACAGAACCCATCGAGTTTACATTCCTGTTTGTGGCGCCATTTTTGTACGCCATTCACAGTGTGCTCGCCGGTATTTCCTATATGCTTATGCATATGCTGAATGTGGGAGTTGGCATGACCTTCTCCGGCGGGATCATCGATCTGGTACTGTTCGGCATCCTGCCCGGAGCTTCCAAGACAAGCTGGTACTGGATCCCGGCGGTGGGCGTGGTGTATTTTGCAGTGTATTATTTCCTGTTTAAGTTCCTGATCCTGAGATTTGATCTGAAGACTCCGGGCAGGGATGACAGTGAAGAAGTGAAGCTTTATGTGAGAAGCGATGTGAATGCGAAAAAGCAGGGGGCAACAGACGGGACATCTGCTGCATCCTCCAATACAGACCAGCGGTCTGAGATGATCTTAAATGGCCTTGGCGGCAAGAAAAATGTAGCAGACGTGGATTGCTGTATCACCAGGCTGCGCTGTACGGTAAATAAGCCGGAGCTGGTGAACGAGACGCTTCTGAAAGAAACGGGGGCCGCAGGCGTCATCCGGAAAGGCCAGGGAGTACAGGTGGTGTACGGACCGTCAGTTCCCAATATCAAGGCAGATCTGGTTGCCTATATGGCAACCGCGCCGGATACGGAGTACCATGGAGAATTGGAAAATACAGGGACCGATCCACTGGAAAAGACTGCCGGAGCCGCAGGCGGATCTATCATACCGGACGAGAGCCGGGAGATTCTGACCAATGAGAAAGTGACGCCGCTGTACAGCCCGTTTGACGGAATGGCAGCGCCCATTGAGGAAGCTCCGGACGTTACATTTTCCCAAAAGATGATAGGAGATGGCTATATGGTCATACCGGAAAACGGAGAAGTGACTGCGCCCTGCGATGGGGTGGTTGCCTTTGTCTTCCCCACAAAACATGCCATGGGATTAAAGACAGAGGATGGTATGGAGCTGATGCTTCACATTGGCATTGATGCCGTGAAGCTGAACGGCGAAGGTTTTGAGACCTTTGTGCAGGATGGAGATACCTTTAAGAAAGGCGACCTGCTGATGCGTTTTGATCTGGACTATGTAAGAAAACATGCAGTTTCAGATGCGTGTATCGTCATCTTCACGTCTCTGCCGGAAGGGGCATTCATCAAAACAGACAAAAAGCCGGTGAAGGCCCTGGAACATGCAGCAGATTTGGTCGGGTGA
- the leuA gene encoding 2-isopropylmalate synthase: protein MLNYQRYKRVPVVNYPERQWPNKEIEKAPIWCSVDLRDGNQALIEPMVVEEKIEFFNMLVKLGFKEIEIGFPAASQIEYDFLRQLVERRMIPDDVRVQVLVQCREHLIKRTFEAIQGIKKVVVHIYNSTSTLQRDVVFHKDKEEIKQIAIEGTELVKKYAAEYDGDLLLEYSPESFTGTELEYALDICTAVQDAWGQATPERPIIMNLPSTVEMNTPNVYADQIEWMNRHFKNRDSIILSVHPHNDRGTGVAATELALLAGADRVEGTLFGNGERTGNVDILTLAYNMFSQGIDPVLEIGNIREIAEVYERCTKMDIHPRHPYAGKLVFTAFSGSHQDAINKGMQALHERNSEYWEVPYLPIDPADIGRQYEPIVRINSQSGKGGVAFVMDTFYGFRLPKGMHKEFADVIQKISEKQGEVAPEQIMDEFKKCYLERKEPMHFRKCQITDTEVEDGVYATLAKVTYTDHGMEKTFEGVGNGPIDAVQRGLEEALGIQIRVLDYNEHAMRAGSGAQAASYIHLMDQATGRVTYGVGVSSNITRASLRGIFSAVNRLFYA from the coding sequence ATGTTAAACTATCAAAGATATAAAAGAGTCCCGGTGGTGAACTACCCGGAGAGGCAGTGGCCGAACAAAGAGATTGAAAAGGCGCCGATCTGGTGCAGCGTGGATCTGCGCGACGGCAACCAGGCTCTGATCGAGCCGATGGTCGTGGAGGAGAAGATAGAATTCTTCAATATGCTGGTGAAGCTCGGTTTCAAGGAGATTGAGATCGGATTCCCGGCGGCGTCCCAGATCGAGTATGACTTCTTGCGTCAGCTTGTGGAGCGCAGGATGATCCCTGACGACGTGAGGGTGCAGGTGCTGGTACAGTGCCGTGAGCATCTGATCAAGCGGACCTTCGAGGCGATCCAGGGGATCAAGAAGGTGGTTGTACATATCTACAACTCTACCTCCACGCTGCAGCGGGATGTGGTGTTCCACAAGGACAAAGAGGAGATCAAGCAGATTGCCATCGAGGGCACTGAGCTTGTGAAAAAATATGCGGCGGAATACGACGGGGATCTGCTGTTAGAGTATTCCCCGGAGAGCTTTACCGGAACCGAGCTGGAATATGCTCTGGATATCTGTACAGCAGTCCAGGATGCCTGGGGACAGGCGACCCCGGAGCGGCCGATCATCATGAACCTGCCGTCTACCGTAGAGATGAACACGCCCAACGTTTACGCGGACCAGATCGAGTGGATGAACCGGCATTTCAAGAACCGCGACAGTATTATCCTGAGCGTTCACCCGCACAATGACAGAGGTACGGGCGTTGCGGCTACGGAGCTGGCGCTTTTAGCCGGGGCTGACCGTGTTGAGGGAACCCTGTTTGGCAACGGTGAGCGTACCGGCAACGTAGACATCCTGACCCTGGCTTACAATATGTTCTCACAGGGCATCGATCCGGTGCTGGAGATTGGCAATATCCGTGAGATCGCGGAAGTTTATGAGCGCTGCACCAAGATGGATATCCATCCGCGCCACCCCTACGCGGGCAAGTTGGTGTTCACCGCATTTTCCGGTTCTCATCAGGACGCTATCAACAAGGGCATGCAGGCCCTCCACGAGAGAAACAGCGAGTACTGGGAGGTCCCGTACCTGCCCATCGATCCGGCAGATATCGGCAGACAGTACGAGCCGATCGTCCGCATCAACAGCCAGTCCGGCAAGGGCGGCGTAGCTTTTGTTATGGACACCTTCTATGGCTTCCGTCTGCCGAAGGGCATGCACAAGGAGTTTGCAGATGTGATCCAGAAGATTTCCGAGAAGCAGGGCGAGGTTGCTCCGGAGCAGATCATGGACGAATTCAAGAAATGCTATCTGGAGAGAAAAGAGCCGATGCATTTCCGCAAGTGCCAGATTACCGACACAGAAGTGGAGGATGGCGTATATGCGACTCTGGCCAAGGTTACCTATACCGATCACGGTATGGAAAAGACCTTCGAGGGCGTTGGAAACGGACCGATCGATGCGGTACAGCGAGGCTTAGAGGAAGCGCTTGGTATCCAGATCCGTGTTCTGGACTACAACGAGCACGCAATGCGGGCAGGTTCCGGCGCGCAGGCAGCTTCCTATATCCATCTGATGGATCAGGCAACCGGAAGAGTGACCTACGGTGTTGGCGTCAGCTCCAATATTACGAGGGCGTCTCTGCGCGGTATCTTCAGCGCGGTGAACCGTCTGTTCTACGCATAA
- the glmM gene encoding phosphoglucosamine mutase codes for MGKYFGTDGFRGEANVNLTVEHAYKVGRFLGWYYGRHSKPSAMNPEGRCRVAIGKDTRRSSYMFEYSLVAGLTASGADAYLLHVTTTPSVSYVVRTEEFDCGIMISASHNPYYDNGIKVINGKGEKLEEDVIEEIEKYLDGETGEIPFALKDKIGRTVDYAAGRNRYIGYLISIATRSFKGKKVALDCSNGSASAIAKNVFDALGAETHVINNTPNGLNINTDCGSTHIHVLQKYVKDTGCDVGFAYDGDADRCIAVDENGNEINGDLILYICGKYMKENGSLFHNTVVTTVMSNFGLYKAFDREGIAYEKTAVGDKYVYENMSQYGNCLGGEQSGHIIFSKHATTGDGILTSLKVMEVMLEKKESLAKLASEVEIFPQVLKNVRVHDKQTAQDDPQVQAEVAKVTEALGGDGRILLRQSGTEPVVRVMVEAASEELCEKYVDQVIDVMKAQGHVL; via the coding sequence ATGGGTAAGTATTTTGGAACCGACGGCTTCCGCGGAGAGGCCAATGTGAACCTGACAGTGGAGCACGCATACAAGGTGGGACGTTTCCTGGGCTGGTATTACGGCCGGCACAGCAAACCTTCTGCGATGAACCCGGAAGGCAGATGCCGCGTGGCGATTGGAAAAGATACGAGGCGGAGCAGCTACATGTTTGAGTATTCCCTTGTGGCGGGCCTGACGGCGTCCGGGGCGGACGCTTATCTGCTCCATGTGACCACGACCCCCAGCGTTTCCTATGTGGTGCGCACGGAAGAGTTTGACTGTGGTATCATGATCTCTGCAAGCCACAATCCATACTATGACAACGGGATCAAGGTCATCAATGGAAAGGGCGAAAAGCTGGAGGAGGACGTCATTGAAGAGATTGAGAAATATTTAGACGGCGAGACCGGCGAGATTCCTTTTGCCCTGAAAGACAAGATCGGGCGCACTGTGGATTATGCGGCAGGGCGGAACCGCTATATCGGTTACCTGATCTCGATCGCGACCCGGTCCTTCAAGGGGAAAAAGGTGGCTCTGGACTGTTCCAACGGCAGTGCCTCCGCCATCGCAAAGAATGTATTTGACGCACTGGGCGCTGAAACCCATGTGATCAACAATACGCCCAATGGCCTCAATATCAACACAGACTGCGGTTCCACCCATATCCATGTACTGCAGAAGTATGTGAAGGATACGGGCTGTGACGTAGGCTTTGCCTATGACGGGGATGCAGACCGCTGCATCGCCGTGGATGAAAACGGCAATGAGATCAACGGCGATCTGATCCTTTATATCTGCGGAAAGTATATGAAGGAGAATGGTTCCCTGTTCCACAATACAGTAGTTACCACGGTAATGTCCAACTTTGGCCTTTACAAAGCGTTCGACCGCGAAGGCATTGCCTATGAAAAGACTGCGGTTGGCGACAAGTATGTGTACGAGAACATGTCCCAATACGGCAACTGCCTGGGCGGAGAACAGTCTGGCCATATCATCTTCAGCAAACACGCTACCACAGGGGACGGTATCCTGACCTCCTTAAAGGTGATGGAAGTCATGCTGGAGAAAAAAGAGAGCCTGGCAAAGCTGGCTTCCGAGGTGGAGATCTTCCCGCAGGTACTGAAAAATGTCCGTGTCCATGACAAGCAGACTGCCCAGGATGATCCGCAGGTACAGGCGGAGGTGGCGAAGGTCACAGAGGCGTTGGGCGGCGACGGACGTATCCTGTTGCGCCAGTCCGGCACCGAGCCGGTAGTACGTGTGATGGTAGAGGCCGCCAGCGAGGAATTGTGTGAGAAGTACGTGGATCAGGTCATCGACGTGATGAAGGCCCAGGGTCATGTGCTGTAG
- the rfbD gene encoding dTDP-4-dehydrorhamnose reductase, protein MRVLVTGAKGQLGTDLMNELKKRGLEGIGVDVEEMDITDAAICKSVISQSKADAVIHCAAYTAVDAAEDDVERCRRINGEGTRNVAAACRDAGVKMMYISTDYVFDGEGTRPWEPDDERNPLNVYGLTKCEGELAVEELLDQYFTVRIAWVFGVAGKNFIKTMLRLGKERGAVSVVDDQVGSPTYTYDLARLLVDMIQTDKYGRYHATNEGLCSWYEFAKEIFHQAGMDDVKVTPVSSDQFPAKAKRPANSRMSKAKLTENGFELMPTWQDALSRFLKEIEY, encoded by the coding sequence ATGAGGGTATTGGTAACCGGAGCCAAAGGACAGTTGGGTACGGATTTGATGAATGAGCTTAAAAAGCGTGGTCTGGAAGGGATCGGCGTGGACGTGGAGGAGATGGATATCACCGATGCGGCTATCTGTAAAAGCGTGATTTCCCAGTCAAAAGCAGACGCAGTGATCCACTGTGCTGCATATACTGCAGTAGATGCAGCGGAGGATGATGTAGAGCGGTGCCGCCGGATCAACGGCGAAGGCACCCGCAATGTGGCGGCAGCCTGCCGCGACGCAGGGGTGAAGATGATGTATATCAGCACCGATTATGTGTTTGACGGTGAAGGCACCCGCCCCTGGGAACCGGATGACGAGAGGAATCCGCTGAACGTGTACGGACTGACCAAATGCGAGGGTGAACTGGCGGTTGAGGAGCTTTTAGACCAGTACTTTACCGTGCGGATCGCCTGGGTGTTCGGCGTTGCAGGAAAGAATTTTATCAAGACCATGCTGCGTCTCGGCAAAGAGCGCGGTGCAGTCAGCGTGGTAGATGACCAGGTTGGTTCCCCGACCTACACCTATGACCTGGCGAGGCTTTTGGTGGATATGATCCAGACTGACAAGTATGGAAGATATCATGCCACCAACGAAGGTCTGTGCAGCTGGTATGAGTTTGCAAAAGAGATTTTCCATCAGGCGGGTATGGACGATGTGAAGGTGACCCCGGTCAGCAGCGACCAGTTCCCGGCCAAGGCAAAGCGCCCCGCCAACAGCCGTATGAGCAAGGCGAAACTGACAGAGAATGGTTTTGAACTGATGCCGACCTGGCAGGACGCCCTCAGCCGTTTCCTGAAGGAAATCGAATATTGA
- the rfbB gene encoding dTDP-glucose 4,6-dehydratase: protein MKIIVTGGAGFIGGNFVHYMVEKYPEDMIINLDALTYAGNLETLKPVEDKPNYRFVKGDIADREFIFDLFEKEKPDVIVNFAAESHVDRSITDPEIFVRTNVMGTTTLLDACKKYGIKRFHQVSTDEVYGDLPLDRPDLFFTEDTPLHTSSPYSSSKASADLFVMAYHRTFGVPVSISRCSNNYGPYQFPEKLIPLMISRALADEELPVYGNGANVRDWLHVKDHCQAIDLIIRKGADGCVYNIGGHNERTNLEVVQTVLRALDKPESLIKYVTDRPGHDMRYAIDPKKLETELGWEPEFNFDTGMKQTIQWYLDNREWWEHIISGEYSSYFDKMYGDRL from the coding sequence ATGAAGATTATTGTGACTGGCGGAGCCGGATTTATCGGTGGTAATTTTGTGCACTATATGGTAGAGAAATACCCGGAGGATATGATCATCAATCTGGATGCCCTGACATACGCAGGGAATTTAGAGACCTTAAAACCGGTGGAGGACAAGCCGAACTATCGTTTTGTAAAGGGCGACATCGCAGACAGGGAGTTCATATTTGACCTGTTTGAAAAAGAGAAACCGGATGTGATCGTGAACTTTGCGGCGGAGAGCCATGTGGACCGTTCCATTACGGACCCGGAGATCTTTGTGCGCACCAATGTGATGGGAACCACGACCCTTTTGGACGCCTGCAAAAAGTATGGTATCAAGCGGTTCCATCAGGTGTCCACTGACGAGGTTTATGGAGATCTGCCATTAGACCGCCCGGACCTGTTCTTTACAGAGGATACCCCGCTGCACACCTCCAGCCCTTATTCATCCTCCAAGGCCAGTGCGGACTTGTTTGTGATGGCTTATCACCGGACCTTTGGCGTACCGGTGTCCATTTCCCGCTGCTCCAACAACTACGGGCCTTACCAGTTCCCGGAGAAGCTGATCCCGCTGATGATCAGCCGTGCGCTGGCGGACGAGGAGCTTCCAGTATACGGAAACGGTGCAAACGTCCGTGACTGGCTGCATGTAAAGGATCACTGCCAGGCCATCGACCTGATCATCCGTAAGGGCGCGGACGGCTGCGTCTACAATATCGGCGGACATAACGAGCGCACCAACCTGGAGGTAGTACAGACCGTGCTCCGCGCTCTGGACAAGCCGGAGAGCCTGATCAAATATGTGACGGACCGTCCTGGACATGACATGCGTTACGCGATCGATCCAAAGAAGCTGGAGACAGAGCTGGGCTGGGAGCCGGAGTTCAATTTCGACACTGGCATGAAACAGACGATCCAGTGGTATCTGGACAACCGCGAGTGGTGGGAGCATATCATCAGTGGTGAGTACAGCAGCTATTTTGACAAGATGTATGGGGACAGGCTGTAA
- the rfbA gene encoding glucose-1-phosphate thymidylyltransferase RfbA, with product MKGIILAGGSGTRLYPLTKVTSKQLLPIYDKPMIYYPLSVLMNAGIREILIISTPDDTPRFEALLGDGHQFGVELQYAVQPSPDGLAQAFIIGADFIGGDPVAMVLGDNIFHGQGLKKRLRAAAEKEKGATVFGYYVDDPERFGIVEFDAAGKAVSIEEKPAKPKSNYCVTGLYFYDNRVVEYAKNLKPSARGELEITDLNRIYLENGELDVTLLGQGFTWLDTGTHESLVEATNFVKTIEDHQHRKIACLEEIAYLNGWITKEQVLETYEILKKNQYGQYLKDVLDGKYIDKLHNL from the coding sequence ATGAAAGGTATTATACTTGCCGGTGGTTCAGGCACCCGCCTGTACCCGCTCACGAAGGTAACATCCAAGCAGCTTCTTCCGATTTATGACAAACCCATGATCTATTACCCGCTTTCTGTTCTGATGAACGCAGGCATCCGGGAGATCCTGATCATATCCACCCCTGATGATACGCCCCGGTTTGAGGCGCTTTTAGGCGACGGACACCAGTTTGGCGTAGAGCTTCAGTATGCGGTCCAGCCGAGTCCGGATGGACTGGCCCAGGCATTCATCATCGGCGCTGATTTTATCGGAGGCGACCCGGTTGCCATGGTGCTGGGGGACAATATCTTCCACGGCCAGGGACTGAAAAAACGCCTGCGCGCTGCCGCGGAAAAGGAAAAAGGGGCTACCGTATTTGGCTACTATGTGGATGATCCGGAGCGTTTCGGCATTGTTGAGTTTGACGCGGCAGGCAAGGCGGTTTCCATTGAGGAGAAACCGGCAAAACCCAAGTCCAACTACTGTGTGACCGGTTTGTATTTTTATGACAACCGGGTGGTGGAGTATGCGAAGAACTTAAAGCCTTCTGCCCGTGGGGAGCTGGAGATCACGGATTTGAACCGGATCTATCTGGAGAATGGCGAACTGGATGTGACCCTTCTGGGGCAGGGCTTTACCTGGCTGGACACCGGGACCCATGAATCCCTGGTGGAGGCTACCAATTTCGTCAAGACGATCGAGGACCATCAGCACCGCAAGATCGCGTGCCTGGAGGAGATCGCCTATTTAAACGGCTGGATCACGAAGGAACAGGTGCTGGAGACCTACGAGATCCTCAAAAAGAATCAGTACGGGCAGTATTTAAAGGACGTCCTGGACGGGAAGTACATCGACAAGCTGCATAACCTTTAA
- the srtB gene encoding class B sortase, producing the protein MDKEKKRKVLSVRNIIIGILLLVMVVSGIGYIREQAAARRQKEQEESLAQLASQTSEETESESESITQAQEPETEAPYVSPIDFEALQAENPDTVGWIRIPDTRIDYPIVQAADNEKYLHTDFEGKDSIYGTVYLDCDSRSDFSGWNNPVYGHHMKDGSMFKDVVKFKEEEFFKDHQYFEIYTPERTIHLKAVACYYADSNGIVRKTRFASRESFDKWLDERLAPCSFAEIPEVPVDSMFVLVTCSYELNDARTLLYAVEVDEDGKVVEGTDKNVPPLVPVQDGQGLPMPSQSSAPAAP; encoded by the coding sequence ATGGACAAAGAAAAAAAGCGGAAGGTACTCTCCGTCCGCAATATTATCATAGGAATCCTGCTGTTGGTGATGGTTGTCAGCGGTATCGGTTATATCAGAGAGCAGGCGGCAGCCCGGCGGCAGAAGGAGCAGGAGGAGAGCCTGGCGCAGCTGGCATCCCAGACATCAGAGGAGACAGAGAGCGAAAGTGAAAGTATTACGCAGGCCCAGGAGCCGGAGACAGAAGCTCCCTATGTATCGCCGATCGATTTCGAGGCGCTGCAGGCGGAGAACCCGGATACGGTGGGGTGGATCCGGATACCGGATACGAGGATCGATTATCCCATTGTGCAGGCGGCGGACAATGAGAAATACCTGCACACGGATTTTGAGGGAAAGGACAGCATATACGGTACAGTCTATCTGGATTGCGACAGCCGGTCCGATTTTTCCGGATGGAATAACCCTGTTTATGGGCATCATATGAAGGACGGCTCCATGTTTAAGGATGTGGTGAAGTTTAAAGAAGAAGAATTCTTTAAAGACCACCAGTATTTTGAGATCTATACGCCGGAGCGCACGATCCATTTAAAAGCGGTGGCCTGTTATTATGCCGATTCAAACGGGATTGTGCGGAAGACCAGATTTGCGTCCCGGGAATCCTTTGACAAGTGGCTGGATGAACGGCTGGCGCCCTGCAGTTTTGCCGAAATCCCGGAGGTGCCGGTGGATTCCATGTTTGTGCTGGTGACCTGCAGCTATGAACTGAACGACGCCAGGACCCTTTTGTATGCAGTAGAGGTGGACGAGGATGGGAAGGTCGTGGAAGGGACCGATAAAAATGTGCCCCCGCTGGTGCCGGTCCAGGATGGTCAGGGGCTGCCGATGCCGTCACAGTCTTCGGCTCCGGCGGCGCCGTAG
- a CDS encoding bacterial transcriptional activator domain-containing protein, which translates to MNNIENITASVQMLGGFHLTINGITISDRSSQAKKPWSILEYLITFHNREIACSELIDLIWSTKESANPNGALKTLMFRSRKLLEPFGLPTHQLIIQKSGTYAWNPEIRLTVDTDQFEELCKQSKADSLTREQRLELLMKALDLYKGDFLPKSSWEAWALPISTFYHSMYLQAAHTAIDLLLDQADWTRIIGLCQRALAVEPFDEDFHYYLIYSLFNNREQNQALEHYQHMTNLFYNEFAITPSQRLKDLYKMIRNQEHGITTDLSIIQESMREAQRCDGAYFCEFSVFQDIYQLEQRSIERTGDSVFLCLLTLQDEHGDLPKLSVMTRGMNHLQASIQSSLRRGDAYTRYSVSQYMIMLPTASYENGEMVIARIVRNFKKAYTRKDLTVSFSLQPIVPDIEDIH; encoded by the coding sequence ATGAATAACATAGAAAACATCACCGCATCCGTCCAGATGCTCGGCGGATTCCACCTGACTATCAACGGCATTACCATCAGCGACAGGAGCAGCCAGGCAAAAAAACCCTGGAGCATCCTGGAGTACCTGATCACCTTCCACAACCGCGAGATCGCCTGCAGCGAACTGATCGACCTGATCTGGTCCACCAAAGAGAGCGCCAATCCAAACGGCGCTTTAAAGACGCTTATGTTCCGCAGCCGGAAGCTGTTGGAGCCATTTGGTCTGCCCACCCATCAGCTCATCATTCAAAAGAGCGGTACTTACGCATGGAATCCTGAGATCAGGCTGACGGTAGATACGGATCAGTTTGAGGAGCTGTGCAAGCAGAGCAAGGCCGATTCTCTCACACGGGAACAGCGTCTGGAGCTTTTGATGAAGGCGCTCGACCTGTACAAAGGGGATTTCCTGCCCAAATCCTCCTGGGAGGCCTGGGCGCTTCCCATCAGCACATTTTATCACTCCATGTACCTTCAGGCCGCCCACACAGCGATCGATCTGCTGCTGGATCAGGCGGACTGGACGCGCATCATCGGACTGTGCCAGCGCGCTCTGGCAGTGGAGCCTTTTGATGAGGATTTCCATTATTACCTGATCTATTCTTTATTCAACAACCGGGAACAGAACCAGGCGCTGGAGCATTACCAGCACATGACGAATCTTTTTTACAATGAGTTTGCCATCACGCCGTCCCAGCGGCTGAAGGACTTATATAAGATGATCCGCAACCAGGAACACGGCATCACCACGGATCTGTCCATCATACAGGAATCCATGCGGGAAGCACAGCGGTGTGACGGCGCATATTTTTGTGAATTTTCCGTTTTCCAGGATATATACCAGTTGGAGCAGCGCTCTATCGAGCGCACCGGAGATTCGGTCTTCCTCTGCCTGCTGACGCTTCAGGACGAACACGGGGACCTGCCGAAGCTCTCTGTCATGACCCGCGGAATGAATCATTTGCAGGCGTCTATCCAGTCCTCTCTGCGCCGCGGGGATGCCTATACCCGGTACAGCGTCAGCCAATATATGATCATGCTGCCCACCGCCTCCTATGAGAATGGGGAAATGGTCATAGCACGCATTGTACGGAACTTTAAAAAGGCTTATACACGCAAGGACTTAACAGTCAGTTTTTCTCTGCAGCCGATCGTTCCGGATATAGAAGATATACACTAG